AAATGTGTCGGAAATAATGTGCCAACACCAGTCATTATCGGTACGAGATTGAAGCACTACCTTGTGGGCTTTTGAGGAATAGAAGAAGGACGTTCAAAAAAAGATAAGCCAGCCCTCAGAAGTACATAAGCTTCAGTCAGCTAACCAGGGGCTGGCTTACTTATTGTGTTGGTGTTTCACGGTTTTCCTCTATTGTTAGAGGATCTCTACTTTACCTGCTTTCAAGCACTTTACACACACGTAAGCGGTGCGCACTTTCCCATCTGGAAAACGCCCATGTACACGCTTAAGGTTGGCTACCCAACGCCGATTGGTTCTTCTGTTGGAGTGGCTCACATTATGACCGAACGTGGTTCCTTTTCCACAAACAGAGCAAACTCTTGCCATATCTATCTCCTCCTGATATGCGTTGTGGTCTACGAGTTTTTATTATATCATGTGATTGAGATTCCTGCTTTGGTTCAAGCGAGATTTTGTCGCATGTTAAAATAACAGCCAGGTGGTGGTAAACATTGAAAATAAGAATAAAGGCAAAAGCAATAGCTCAATACTTGTCTAAGGTTATAAAGAGTTGCTACGGGATCACGTCTGTCCCGAAATCTTCGCTGAAAGACTATGCCAGTGGTCTGGTGGGGTTATATGCGTACGATGAAGGCGTCTTGGTTCGCATAAAGGATAATGTGGTTTATGCCACTGTGCATGTGGTAGTGGATCCGCTTAGCCCCATAGCAGCGATTGTGAAGAACCTAAGAGAATCCTTGGATTATGCTTTCAAGAAGCTGTTAATAAAAGACTATGAAGTTGACGTGAAAATACACGTCGCCAAAGAGAGGGCTTAACGTAATGAAAGATCATCTTACTGTGAGGGAGTTTATTTCTGCTTTTGATAGTGGCTACAGTCTGGTTAAGCAGTTGCAGGACGACATAAACGCGCTAAATGTGTACCCTGTGCCAGACGGTGATACGGGGATCAACATGTCCTTGACTTTGGAAAGTGTCGTAAATGAAATCAGGAAAATGGAAGAGGCAGACTTCTCTGAAGTGGGGCACGCACTTATAAAAGCTTCTTTGTCCGGAGCACGTGGTAATTCTGGTGTCATTCTTTCGCAAATACTTAAGGGTTTCGGCAGGGTTTTACAATCCACAGATGGCAGGCGGCTCACCTTATCAAATTTCCTCCTAGCTATTGTGGAAGGTAAGAAAACTTCATACCATGCTGTCATAAAACCCGTTGAGGGAACCATCCTTACGGTCATAAGGAAGATTTCTGAACGTATTGAGACAAAAACTTATCAGTCTTTCGAAGAAGCTTTGCACGACGTAGTTGAGGTGGGCTGGCAAACCGTATTGGAGACGCCAGAGATGTTAGATGTTTTAAAGAAAGCCGACGTAGTTGATGCTGGCGGATATGGTCTTTATGTGTTCTTTGAGGGTTTTAGAGCAGCTGTGGCTGGAGAAACTCCTAAACCTCACCGAGTAACTCAGAGAGTGTCAGAAACGTTTATTAGTGAAAGTGGTTATGGAGAGTATAAGTTCTGCACAGAAGCTTATTTCAAGTCTGACAATATGGATTTTGAGTACGCTAAAAACTTTTTGTCCTCTCAAGGTGATTCCATTGTTCTTGGACAAGAAGGCGGATTGTGGCACTTTCATGTTCACACTAACGAGCCTTTCTTAGTTTTGCAGGAGATGGGCAAGTTCGGAGAGCTCATACAGGTAAAGATTGACAATATGGCGGCCCAAGTGGAAGGCAGATTCCAAGTAGAGGAAAAGCCTTTTGCAGTGGTAGCTGTGGCTCCCTCACCTAAATGGGCTGAGTTGTTTCGTTCCATAAAGGTGGATTTTGTGGTGATGGGTGGTCAGACCATGAACCCTTCAGTGGGACAAATACTCGATGGGGTTAAACATGTTCACAGCAACAAAGTCTACATTTTGCCCAATAATCCAAACATCATTTTGTCGGCAGAGCAGGTAAGAGAATTAACAGATAAAGAGGTTGTTGTCATTCCAACGAAGAATCCTGCACAGGCTGCAGTTGGGCTTTCCTTGTATTTCGGGGTTGAGGATCCGTTGGATGTATTCTTTAAACAGATCCTCGATCATACGAATTTTATCGAGCTTACTAGAGCCACAAAAGATTCGCACGTAGATGGGCTTGACGTCAAAGCTGGAGACTGGCTCGTCCTCTGGGATGATCAGTTGAAAGCAGCTTGCAGCAGATGGGATTGTGTACTTGAAACACTGCAGGAGCTGACCAAGAACTCTGGCTACACCATTGCCAGCATTTTCAAAGGCTTGGATGCGAAAGAGCAAGAGACCCAAACCATGAAAGAGCTTTTTGCATCACTAGGCATGGAAGTTGAAGAATACGACATGGATCAGCCTTTTTATCCTTATTGGGTGCTGGTAGAGAAAAGTTGAAAAGTGAATTACAGAACAAGCTCTCTTTGGCTCTAAAACGTGAAGTGGACAGCAAGTTTGCTGTTACGCAAACCGAAGACGAATGGTTCCACTATGTGGTAGTGGAATATCTCAGTGAGCTAAGAAAGTCTGTGAACACACCTCTTGAGCTTGTCCAAATAGACGAGCTTATTGCGGAGTTTAACCGTTACCCCTTACTCCCTCTATCGGAGCGAAAGAAACTTTGTCAGCATTTAGTCGGCCTTGTGAAAAAGCACTCCAAAGAAGCTGATGAAGGGGGCGCAGGCGTTCAACAGCGTCCATATGAACCAGCTGAACTTTGGGAAGAGCCTGTGAGCAAGTTAAAGGGGGTTGGCAGCAAAGTAGGAGCTTCTTTGGAAAAACTTGACGTAACTACCGTTTGGGACCTTATCCATTATGTGCCCATGAGGTTCGTAGATAGAAGCAAGATACTTAAAGTAAAGCAGCTTCGGACGGGTATTGATGCCACGGTGTTAGGGACAGTGGTGGATGTGAAGTTGCAAAAGACATATCGTGGATACAGATTGCTCACTGTGACCTTGCAAGATGACACAGGCAGGGTTGACTTGGTTTTCTTCAATCAAGAGTTCTTAGCTAGGAAATTCCGCCGAGGTCAACTTGTAATGGTTACTGGTAAAGTTGAATCAAATCATGGACGCTTGCAGCTAACAAATCTTCGCTCTGATTCCTTTGAGGTTTTGGAGCCTGGGAAAGAAATACTGCCCATGATTCCTGTCTACAGAGCTGGAGCAGGAACTACGACTAACACAATAAGGAAGGTAATCTTCAACGCCCTAGATCAGTATTCGCACAAAGTACCTGAGATTTTTCCATATTGGCAAGAAAAAGGTTTTTTAAGTTACCCTGATGCAGTTGAAAAACTGCATCGTCCTGAAAATCAGGCGCAGTTTGAAAAGGCACGTTCTGAAATTGCCTACAGAGAGATTTTTGTACTCCAGGTGCTCCTCGCATTAAGGAAAAAAGTCATAGGTCAAGCACAGGGTATCAGTTTTAGGGTGGAACGAGATTGGATCGAAGAACTAGAGAGAAAGCTACCTTTCACTCTGACGAATGCTCAAAAACGTGTGATTTTAGAAATACTAAATGACATGCAAAAAAGTAAGCCCATGAATAGGCTCCTGCAAGGCGACGTAGGTTCTGGAAAGACCGTGGTTGCCATGTTTGCCATGTTTGTGGCAGCAAAGAATGGCAAACAGTCGGCTGTCATGGTACCCACGGAAGTGCTGGCTTTTCAGCACTACATGGTGTTTTCTCAGTGGGCTGAACAGTTTGGGCTAAGAGTTGGGCTTTTGGTTGGTTCACTATCTGCATCAGAAAAGAGTAAGGTGAAGCGTTACCTTAAGTCAGGTCAACTGGACATCGTGGTGGGTACCCATGCGCTCATTCAGGAAGATACAAGTTTTAAGGACTTAGGACTGGTGATTATTGACGAGCAACACCGCTTTGGAGTTTATCAACGAGCTGCACTGATTAGCATGGATAAAAGCAAACAGCCTGACGTACTAGTGATGAGTGCCACCCCCATACCCAGGACTTTGGTGCTTACTTACTACGGTGACTTGGATGTGTCGGTGATTGACGAACTTCCTCCCAATAGGAAGCCAGTCAAAACCTTTTGGGTTTCAGAAAAGAGGCGTAGTTCCGTTTATGAAGCTGTGAAGCGTGAGCTTGATGAAGGTCGTCAAGCTTACGTAGTAGCCCCTCTCATTGAGGAGTCAGAATCCATCGAGGCAGCGGCAGCTACCAGCCTCTATGAAGAACTGTGCAGTACTTTCCTGAAGGATTACAAAGTGGGGCTTTTGCACGGAAAAATGAACAAAGAAGAAAAGAAAAACGTCATGGATGAATTTAGGAAAGGTTCATTGCAGGTTCTTGTTTCTACCACTGTGATTGAAGTAGGTGTGGATGTGCCAAATGCCACTGTCATGGTTATTGAGGGCGCTGATCGCTTCGGGCTTTCACAACTACATCAACTCAGGGGTAGGGTGGTACGAAGTTCTTATCAAGCTTACTGCTATTTAATAGCAAATGCGAAGACGCAGGAGGCTGTTGAACGTTTGGAATCCATGGTCAAATACAGTGACGGTTTTGCCCTTGCTGAGAAGGATTTGCTTCTTAGAGGACCTGGTGAACTCATGGGGGAGCGTCAACACGGTTTTTCCGGTATGCGTGTGGCTGATCTTATAAAAGACATGAAAATGCTGGAACCGGCTCGTCAAGATGCTGAACGTTTAGTAAGTGAAGATCCAAATTTGGAACGACCTAGTTCCAGTTTCCTAAGACGTTACCTCCTTAAGGAGTTTGGTGACGCCAGTTTCCTTCTGGGTGTGGCTTGAGAAGATGGTAGAAGAGGAAAGTCGACGGCTTCATCTTAACGAAATGCAACTTCCTTTGCCACC
The genomic region above belongs to Coprothermobacter proteolyticus DSM 5265 and contains:
- a CDS encoding Asp23/Gls24 family envelope stress response protein — translated: MKIRIKAKAIAQYLSKVIKSCYGITSVPKSSLKDYASGLVGLYAYDEGVLVRIKDNVVYATVHVVVDPLSPIAAIVKNLRESLDYAFKKLLIKDYEVDVKIHVAKERA
- a CDS encoding DAK2 domain-containing protein, with the translated sequence MKDHLTVREFISAFDSGYSLVKQLQDDINALNVYPVPDGDTGINMSLTLESVVNEIRKMEEADFSEVGHALIKASLSGARGNSGVILSQILKGFGRVLQSTDGRRLTLSNFLLAIVEGKKTSYHAVIKPVEGTILTVIRKISERIETKTYQSFEEALHDVVEVGWQTVLETPEMLDVLKKADVVDAGGYGLYVFFEGFRAAVAGETPKPHRVTQRVSETFISESGYGEYKFCTEAYFKSDNMDFEYAKNFLSSQGDSIVLGQEGGLWHFHVHTNEPFLVLQEMGKFGELIQVKIDNMAAQVEGRFQVEEKPFAVVAVAPSPKWAELFRSIKVDFVVMGGQTMNPSVGQILDGVKHVHSNKVYILPNNPNIILSAEQVRELTDKEVVVIPTKNPAQAAVGLSLYFGVEDPLDVFFKQILDHTNFIELTRATKDSHVDGLDVKAGDWLVLWDDQLKAACSRWDCVLETLQELTKNSGYTIASIFKGLDAKEQETQTMKELFASLGMEVEEYDMDQPFYPYWVLVEKS
- the recG gene encoding ATP-dependent DNA helicase RecG; this encodes MKSELQNKLSLALKREVDSKFAVTQTEDEWFHYVVVEYLSELRKSVNTPLELVQIDELIAEFNRYPLLPLSERKKLCQHLVGLVKKHSKEADEGGAGVQQRPYEPAELWEEPVSKLKGVGSKVGASLEKLDVTTVWDLIHYVPMRFVDRSKILKVKQLRTGIDATVLGTVVDVKLQKTYRGYRLLTVTLQDDTGRVDLVFFNQEFLARKFRRGQLVMVTGKVESNHGRLQLTNLRSDSFEVLEPGKEILPMIPVYRAGAGTTTNTIRKVIFNALDQYSHKVPEIFPYWQEKGFLSYPDAVEKLHRPENQAQFEKARSEIAYREIFVLQVLLALRKKVIGQAQGISFRVERDWIEELERKLPFTLTNAQKRVILEILNDMQKSKPMNRLLQGDVGSGKTVVAMFAMFVAAKNGKQSAVMVPTEVLAFQHYMVFSQWAEQFGLRVGLLVGSLSASEKSKVKRYLKSGQLDIVVGTHALIQEDTSFKDLGLVIIDEQHRFGVYQRAALISMDKSKQPDVLVMSATPIPRTLVLTYYGDLDVSVIDELPPNRKPVKTFWVSEKRRSSVYEAVKRELDEGRQAYVVAPLIEESESIEAAAATSLYEELCSTFLKDYKVGLLHGKMNKEEKKNVMDEFRKGSLQVLVSTTVIEVGVDVPNATVMVIEGADRFGLSQLHQLRGRVVRSSYQAYCYLIANAKTQEAVERLESMVKYSDGFALAEKDLLLRGPGELMGERQHGFSGMRVADLIKDMKMLEPARQDAERLVSEDPNLERPSSSFLRRYLLKEFGDASFLLGVA
- the rpmB gene encoding 50S ribosomal protein L28; translated protein: MARVCSVCGKGTTFGHNVSHSNRRTNRRWVANLKRVHGRFPDGKVRTAYVCVKCLKAGKVEIL